From the Bacteroidales bacterium genome, the window TAACCTGTGGAAGAAAAGTAGTGCAGGAAAGGACCCCCGCTGTGATACCAATAATTTCAGGATTCATCGCTAGCTATGGATAAGGTAAGACGAAGATAAATGATAATGATGAGAGCGCCTTATTTTAGCCGGTGAAAATAATCAGAGACCTTCATTCTATACGGCTTCTACCACACTTTATCGCTTCATGTGCACTATTGACCGAAAGGTAAATTATATAAATCAGGAAATCCTAAAATGATGCTTCTTCTTTTTGCTTTCTTCTTAATTCAGCCAATGCCATACGAATAGTGCCATAAGGTACTTCACCATTGAAAAATTCGAAGTACTCCTTTAGTGTAGTCGTCTGAACAATCTTTTTCTTGGCCTCCTCAACTTTTTGAAGTTCTTCCAGGCTAATGAATCTGAAGACATCGAGTTTGATTCCTTTCTCAATAATGGCAGCCAGGTGTGAAAAGATAGTTGTAGTGCTGAGCTGACGGGCTAAGGCTATTTCTTCAACAGTTAGACCTTTATTGAGCATTTCAAGGGTTTCCATGAAGGTAGCACCTTTGGCTTTTTTATGAGAACCTGCTGATTGATTGATAATTGAAAGAATTGATTCTCCGTATTTATCAGCTTTAACTGTACTTATTCCTGTGATGTCCATCAGCTGAATTTGGTTTCGTGGCTTCTCCTCAACCAATTCATTTAAGGTAGTGTCATTAAATATAATATAAGGTGGTACCTGCTCTTCCACAGCCAGGTTTCTTCTTAGTAATCGCAACCGGTCTCTCAATTGATCATCAGGTGAGACTTCCTCAGGTAGCTGAATATCAAAGGCTTTAAGAAAAGAGCGTCTCTTACCGATAGATTTTTCAATGATAGGTTTAGGTTGAACTAATTCGATGCTCTTCTTCCCAAATACAATGTCCTTCCCATAAGGAGTTACCTTAAAGTTAAAGTTATCATCATAGGCCATTTCAAATACTCCGAGGTTGAGCATCTGTAGTATATACGACTGCCAATCATAAAAGCTGATACTGGCTCCGACCCCATAAGTCTTGAGTTTATGGTAATTATTATCTAGTACTTCAGCTCTGCGGGAGCCTCTCAGAACATCTATCAGCATGTGGACTCCAACTTTCTCTTCTAATCGCAATAAAGCAGAAATCGCTTTTTGAGCTAAAGTCGTACCATCAATATGTTGCCTGGGTTCACGGCATACGTCGCAATTCCCACAGTTTTCTTCAAATGCTTCTCCGAAATAGGTGATCAGAATCCGGCGTCTGCATACATCAGCTTCTGCAAAATGTTGCATCCTTTGAAGCTTTTCAAGCTGTAACTCACGTTGCCCGCTTTCTTCAGCAAACTGCCTTAACATTATCAGATCCTGTGTGCTGTAATATAAAATGGTGGTTGCCGGTAACCCATCCCGACCTGATCTTCCAATCTCCTGGTAATAGCTTTCAATATTCTTGGGTAAATTGTTATGAATGACCCATCTCACATCAGGCTTATCAATTCCCAGTCCAAAAGCAATGGTTGCGCATATCACCTGCACCCGGTCATTAATAAAATCCTCCTGTACCTTCTTCCTGCTTTCATTATCCATCCCTGCATGGTAGTAAGCGCACACTATTCCTGTTTCCTGCACCAATGCAGAGACTTTCTCTGTTTCTTTACGACTCAGACAATAAATAATCCCTGATTGTCCGGAATGTTCACCAATGAAACGGATGATTTCCCTGTACTTATCCCGTGATGCAAGACCTGCCCTCACTGATAGGCTTAAGTTTGGCCTGTTGAAGGAAGCAATAAAAGTAGAAGGGTCGCTTAGCCCCAATTGTTTGATGATATCTTTTCTTGTTATTTTGTCAGCAGTGGCTGTAAGCGCCATAATCGGAACATCAGGAAATTTTTCCTTCAAGGTGATTAGCCTGGTATATTCCGGTCTGAAATCATGTCCCCAGGCTGAAATACAATGAGCTTCATCGATGGCAAACATCCCTACATTCAAATGGCTGATCATCGATAACTCATTCAAAGCCCTTTCGGGAGACATATAAAGAAGGTTCATCCTTCCTTCGTGGCAGGTATCAAGGATATTCCTTTCCTGGGTTGCTGAATGTGAACTATTGAGACTTGCTGCCTCGAATCCATTTGCCCTCAGGTTATCAACCTGGTCTTTCATCAGGGCAATGAGCGGTGAAATCACCACCACCAGTTTCCCCATAAGGAGTGAAGGTAGCTGGAAACAGAGTGATTTTCCTCCACCTGTAGGCATCACCAATACAACATCATTTCCATTCAGGCATTGCTGAATAGCTTCTAGCTGAAAAGGACGGAATTGCTCGTACCCGTAGTACTGTTTGAGTAATTGATAAGCTTCTTTCATAATAAAAGGATATGCAAACGTAACCAATAATTGAAAATTATCTGAATAATAATGAATACCGTTGCAAAGATAAGAACTTGAAAACTGATTGATATCATTGTTAATATCTTATAGACTGTTTAAATTTCTTTAGTTCTTAATTCTTTAGAATTCAGAATTCAGGAGTCAGAATTCAGAATTTATTGAATATCTGTCTATTTGTCGAAGAATGATTATTCCGTATATTCTGATTTCTGGA encodes:
- the recQ gene encoding DNA helicase RecQ is translated as MKEAYQLLKQYYGYEQFRPFQLEAIQQCLNGNDVVLVMPTGGGKSLCFQLPSLLMGKLVVVISPLIALMKDQVDNLRANGFEAASLNSSHSATQERNILDTCHEGRMNLLYMSPERALNELSMISHLNVGMFAIDEAHCISAWGHDFRPEYTRLITLKEKFPDVPIMALTATADKITRKDIIKQLGLSDPSTFIASFNRPNLSLSVRAGLASRDKYREIIRFIGEHSGQSGIIYCLSRKETEKVSALVQETGIVCAYYHAGMDNESRKKVQEDFINDRVQVICATIAFGLGIDKPDVRWVIHNNLPKNIESYYQEIGRSGRDGLPATTILYYSTQDLIMLRQFAEESGQRELQLEKLQRMQHFAEADVCRRRILITYFGEAFEENCGNCDVCREPRQHIDGTTLAQKAISALLRLEEKVGVHMLIDVLRGSRRAEVLDNNYHKLKTYGVGASISFYDWQSYILQMLNLGVFEMAYDDNFNFKVTPYGKDIVFGKKSIELVQPKPIIEKSIGKRRSFLKAFDIQLPEEVSPDDQLRDRLRLLRRNLAVEEQVPPYIIFNDTTLNELVEEKPRNQIQLMDITGISTVKADKYGESILSIINQSAGSHKKAKGATFMETLEMLNKGLTVEEIALARQLSTTTIFSHLAAIIEKGIKLDVFRFISLEELQKVEEAKKKIVQTTTLKEYFEFFNGEVPYGTIRMALAELRRKQKEEASF